CTTACAATGAACTCGAATATAAACAGGttagaaaatttgaaaatcgataaatgataatttttattttacaGAGTATGTTAGATAATAGTAATACGCATGGTGTCATAAATGGTAATACATATAAAGCAAAGACGCAAGTCTGTGTGTAGGCTCTTATTCGTCACGTTTGGAATTGTTATATTTCATTGGTAGCATTAGCTCCGTAAACATTGGATGAAGTTCGAGATCCAAGTTCAGCTGATTCTGATTCTGGTTACTCTTTTTATCAAACTCCGGATTAGTTTGGGGTATATCccttctttcttcttgacctaatgaatttataaaCAGTTCATACTGGCTGTCAAACAAACTATTGGACgtcaaatcattattctgGTTGGCTCCATCAGGAGAGAAGTTGAAACTATTTGGCGGATTTGCTGATGATGTTGGAATATTCAgataattaaaattttccatGTCGGGGTTCGGTCTGCTGGCAGTTGAGGAATTCGACGTAATTGAAAGAGAACTTTCTGGCCTCTTAGGTCGTATTGGCTGGTAATGAGACAAAGCGGCATTGATATTATCgtttttatcattaaccAGTGATCCTGATAAATTCAGAGACTGGTTGAGTTTGGCCCTGACATGGTCAGGTATGGGCGACAAAGGCTGGTCCTTACTATTGCTGAAGCTAGAGTTACCGACCAAGGGGAATAAAGGAAACATGTTATCCACCATATCAGAGTTAGGAGGCaatctattgatattttcgTTAATAGTCGTATTCGGGTTCGTGTCTGCGGTAATGCTGGTGTCTATAGACGAATCGCCTGGGAACTGCGAGTCTACCGACCTCGACTTCGTTATTAATCTAGGAGTAGGAGCACGAACACTGCTATTAAGAGCACTGCTTGTACCAGGTATCAGCGCCGCCGAATAGCTATCAGATGATGGAGAAAACATGTCAAACAACCCATTTCCCATCTCAAACGGCCTTTCCGCATCTATACTACTTCCACCAGGACGGTCGTTGAATACTACCAGCCCTCCCGCGGTCTCGGGCTCCTTCCGTATGCTCAACTCTGACATGCTTTTCTGTAGCTTCTTCTTGGTGTCACTCTTCTTCGATGCGTTACTTGAGCAGGTGCAATGCGAATTCTTATGGCATTGACACAGTGCAAGATGCATCCCTGGAGACTTCCCCTTCTTCCCACAAGTACACACTATATGCAAGTTCTTATTCTTTCTCTGATCCCGACAATGCTGGCATTGTGTAGCAGGCCTTCCCTTCGGCTTGATCATTGTCAACGGCTGATCAGTATGAGTACATGTCGTGACCCTATGTCCTCTTATGCAACGCTCGCAAGCGTACTTGACTCCGTTAATAAGAACCATCGTCCAAAGTCTTTGTCACTGCAATATGTTGTGTTTTTTTGTGATTATCTGAACTAGCACCTCAATAAACAGCTTATTCTTGGCCATTAGGacttaataatgaatttttggCCATAATTAGGTCTTTACGTCCGGTCGTGTGAAATCCAAAAATATCGCAATACGACATTTGACCCTCATCGAATATATTGCGACAATGTCTCGTTTTCTCGGTTTTATGCCGCTCCATGTGTCATCTTTCATGCTATTTAGGTCCGTATTATTGTACGGAGTTGTGTTCTATCACATCGTTCTATAGATATTTCGTGTAGCGTCGTTATCGTTCTATAGATATATTGTATATCGTCTCTTCTATAATTTCATATATCATCTCTTCTATAGTTAGTCTTCTATCTTCTACGTATTCACATCCTCGTCTACAGCGTTACCCCATAATCTCTACGCACCCtttatccaataattcGCATCCACGAATTCAAGACTCTCAATACAATTGACTACAAGAAATAATCATACAGTTCTATCACTCTTGACGTACAACTTACtgtttatataatatacaacTCAGGGATATAACGCCAGCGTATAACTTATTGCTCGTGTATAATACTCCCCCATTATAAATCTTTGGCCTCTCATTAGCTGAATTAATCCAGGGAATTTCCTGTAACAATGAGATTTGGGTGTATGCAGTACGGAACCTGAATTCCCTGCAAATCTTGGGGAAATGGAATTTCCAGAAGACGGAAACACCTTAGTAAACAAGCAATAATAAGCACTAGAGACTGTTAAGACGCTAGAAATGATTGACTACGAAGAGGTTCAGAAGCACAATACTAAGGAAGATTGCTGGGTTATTATCCATAATAAGGTGTACGATGTTAGTGATTTTGTTGACGAGCATCCTGGGGGGTCTGCTGTAATCTTGAAGTACGCTGGTAAGAATGCTACGAAGGCGTTTGACCCAATTCATCCGCCAGACACTTTGACGAAGTATTTGGCGCCTAAACACCACTTGGGAGAGGTGAGCAAGCCACCTCCGAAGAAGCAGACGAAGGCTGCGGGTGGAGCTAAAGCTCCACCCCCAACACCGGCCACAACTTCAGGTGACCTGCAGGTTGTGGATGAGTTTGACGTTGAATACGACGAACAGGATGACAAGGCACCGATTCCCGTACTGCAAGTGGTTCAACAAGAAGATGAAGCGGAAGAAGAGGACGAAtacgatgatgatgacgatgaacCCCCTACAGAAGAAGAGTTAAACAGACGTCAAATGGTCAAGAGAAAGCCAGATCTTGGACAGATctataatttgaatgacTTTGAGTTTGTTGCCAGACACACGATGGAAAAAGTGGCCTGGGGATACTATTCGTCGGGAAGTGACGACGAAATCACCCTTAGAGATAATCATTTATCATACCAGCGTATTCTCTTCAAGCCTAGAGTTATGGTGGATGTTACCAACATCGATCTTTCAACCACGATGCTTGGTACAAAGACTTCGGTTCCATTCTACATCACGGCCACTGCGTTGGGTAAACTTGGTCACAAGGATGGGGAAAAGGTCCTTACCAGATCGGCTGCCAAACAGGATGTCATTCAGATGATCCCTACCTTAGCATCGTGTTCATTTGATGAGATTGTAGATGAGGCCACTGACAAGCAAACTCAGTGGCTTCAATTATACGTTAATTCTGACCGGGAGATTTGTAAGGGCATCGTCCAACATGCCGAGAAACGAGGTATTAAGGGCTTATTTATTACGGTAGATGCACCACAATTAGGTAGAAGGGAAAAGGATATGAGACTGAAAAATGTGGAGGACTTGAGTCATGTTCAAGGTGA
The nucleotide sequence above comes from Debaryomyces hansenii CBS767 chromosome A complete sequence. Encoded proteins:
- a CDS encoding DEHA2D05500p (some similarities with uniprot|Q12753 Saccharomyces cerevisiae YPR008W HAA1 Transcriptional activator involved in the transcription of TPO2); protein product: MVLINGVKYACERCIRGHRVTTCTHTDQPLTMIKPKGRPATQCQHCRDQRKNKNLHIVCTCGKKGKSPGMHLASCQCHKNSHCTCSSNASKKSDTKKKLQKSMSELSIRKEPETAGGSVVFNDRPGGSSIDAERPFEMGNGLFDMFSPSSDSYSAASIPGTSSALNSSVRAPTPRLITKSRSVDSQFPGDSSIDTSITADTNPNTTINENINRLPPNSDMVDNMFPLFPLVGNSSFSNSKDQPLSPIPDHVRAKLNQSSNLSGSSVNDKNDNINAALSHYQPIRPKRPESSLSITSNSSTASRPNPDMENFNYSNIPTSSANPPNSFNFSPDGANQNNDLTSNSLFDSQYESFINSLGQEERRDIPQTNPEFDKKSNQNQNQSNLDLELHPMFTELMLPMKYNNSKRDE
- a CDS encoding DEHA2D05522p (similar to uniprot|P00175 Saccharomyces cerevisiae YML054C CYB2 Cytochrome b2): MIDYEEVQKHNTKEDCWVIIHNKVYDVSDFVDEHPGGSAVILKYAGKNATKAFDPIHPPDTLTKYLAPKHHLGEVSKPPPKKQTKAAGGAKAPPPTPATTSGDSQVVDEFDVEYDEQDDKAPIPVSQVVQQEDEAEEEDEYDDDDDEPPTEEELNRRQMVKRKPDLGQIYNLNDFEFVARHTMEKVAWGYYSSGSDDEITLRDNHLSYQRILFKPRVMVDVTNIDLSTTMLGTKTSVPFYITATALGKLGHKDGEKVLTRSAAKQDVIQMIPTLASCSFDEIVDEATDKQTQWLQLYVNSDREICKGIVQHAEKRGIKGLFITVDAPQLGRREKDMRSKNVEDLSHVQGEGDDADRSQGAARAISSFIDTGLNWKDIKWFRSITKMPIILKGVQTVEDSLLAVEHGVDGIVLSNHGGRQLEYSKPPIELLAELMPILRKRNLHNKLEVYTDGGVRRASDILKAICLGAKGVGIGRPFLYAMSTYGDDGVVKAIQILKDEMIMNMRLLGTPTIDRLNENYVDTRTISRYVPEDKLFGKVYEPLVSPLFKDSKL